GTCCGGGTAGTGCAAGCGAGCTTCGGGGCGGCCGCATGGCCGCCCCGCGGTGCAAGGGGGAATGGTTCGGATCGCGGGAGTTCAGCGCGGAAGTATTGCCGAGGAGCTTCGGCTCGAGATCGGCAGCCGGATCGTCCGCATCAACGGCGAGCCGGTCCGGGACATCCTTGATCTTCGGTTCCGCGAGGCCGAAGCGCTGCTCGAGCTGGAAGTGGCGCCGGCCCGGGGCGGCGCGGCAGTGATCTATGAAATCGAGAAGGACGCCGCCGAGCCGCTGGGCGTGCTGCCGGCGCCGGACGTGGTGCGCGAGTGCGCCAACAAGTGCGTTTTCTGCTTCATTGACGGCAATCCACCGGGCGTGCGCCGCAGCCTTTCCCTGCGCGATGACGATTTCCGTCTCTCGTTTACCTACGGCAGCTTTATCACCCTGACAAACCTGGGGCCCCGCGGCTTTCAGCGCCTCCTCGAGCAGCGCCTTTCACCGCTGTACGTGAGCGTGCATGCCACCGAGCCCGCGGTACGCGAACGGCTGCTCGGGGTACCCCGGGGCGGCGAGATCGTCGAGCAACTCGAGGCCCTGACTGGGGGGGCCATCGAGGTCCATACCCAGGTGGTGCTTTGCCCCGGCTGGAACGACGGGGAGCACCTGGATCGCACGCTGGACGACCTCTGGGGTTTGGGCCCCGGAGTGCTCACCGTGTCGGTCGTGCCCGTTGGCCTGACGCGGTACAACCTGAACCGGCCGGTGCGGCTGCTGACCTCGGGCGAAGCGGGCGCCGCGATCGCGCAGCTCGAGCGGGCTCGGAGACGTGCACAGGCGGAGCGTGGTATCGGCTGGGCCTATGCGGCGGACGAGCTGTTCTTGCTTGCGAAGGCGGCTGTTCCGCCGGCGTCCTATTACGATGATGCACTGCTCACCGAGAACGGCGTGGGCGCGGTACGGCAGCAGCTCGACTCCTTCGAGGCGGGGCTGGCGGCCGTGCCTCGGTTCGACGGGCAACGGGTCGGGATCGTGACGGGAACGCGCATGACGCCGCTGCTGCGGCAGCTTGCCCCGCGGCTGGCGTGCGCAACGGGCGCCAGGCTCGAGGTGATCAGCGTCCCGAACCGCCTGTTCGGCGAGACCGTCACGACGGCCGGG
This portion of the Gemmatimonadota bacterium genome encodes:
- a CDS encoding DUF512 domain-containing protein; the encoded protein is MVRIAGVQRGSIAEELRLEIGSRIVRINGEPVRDILDLRFREAEALLELEVAPARGGAAVIYEIEKDAAEPLGVLPAPDVVRECANKCVFCFIDGNPPGVRRSLSLRDDDFRLSFTYGSFITLTNLGPRGFQRLLEQRLSPLYVSVHATEPAVRERLLGVPRGGEIVEQLEALTGGAIEVHTQVVLCPGWNDGEHLDRTLDDLWGLGPGVLTVSVVPVGLTRYNLNRPVRLLTSGEAGAAIAQLERARRRAQAERGIGWAYAADELFLLAKAAVPPASYYDDALLTENGVGAVRQQLDSFEAGLAAVPRFDGQRVGIVTGTRMTPLLRQLAPRLACATGARLEVISVPNRLFGETVTTAGLLPGRDVLLELEGRGPYDALLLPAESLNDDLRFIDDLPLSRLADSLPGTRVATGYQLTAALTQL